CAAGCAGGCAATAGGTGCACGCTGTGCAGAAGAAAGGAGCGATTCATCAGcacgcaaaagaaaaaaatatcatcgACATCATGTTTATTTTGCAATTACACAGTGAACAAATAATGAAGTACTAAGAATAGCTCGGGTAGTGAGTGAAGTACACCAAATGTGGGAGTGACGAAACTGTATTTGTAGCCCTACTTCAGTTAAATTTGGAGAAAATAATAACTTGCTTACCATGAAATTTTCATCAATACCATTACAGAATCCGCATCCTGCTTGAAGGCATTTGAAACAGTTCCATGCATCTGCATCTGGTGCTGAAGTATAACTCGGACATGTGTTGTTACCGAAATACGTGATGGTCTCCAGTTTATTACTCACTCCTCTAATATTATTAGGTGATATAATAATGAAGAAACTTAACCCTAAAAGACACACCATCATACAGTATGATTTGATAAGCAAAATCTTCCTCCTCGAAAGTTTTACAATTCTGTAAGGCAGACTTGCACTTTGAATACCATTAAGACCATAGCACATCAAGAAAGTCAACTTCATATACCAGATGTCCCATTTAGGATTTGGTGATGCTATGAGGCCACCCATCCTTATGATACGGGGAAAGACATAAATTAACGTGTTCTCACTCACAAACTGTTCAGCAACTTGCAGACCAATACCAACAACAATCTGTCTACGTTCTAATGAATTATTCCATGTTGTCCTCATCCTAAAAAAGATATTCCTATCATAATAGGGTTTTTCATCTGGACCACCTGTTTCATTCTTAATTGACAACCTTATAGCATCCAACTCTTTCTCAACTTCACGGGAAGTGTAAAATGTCCCGAAAGCTTTAATTGAGTCCTCTTTTCGGTTCTGTTAAAAAAAAAGTATCATCGACCGAAACTCAAAATTTACGGAAAGAAACTCCAAGTTCTGAAACTAACCATTTTATATAGCCATATAGGTGAATCAGGAAGCGACTTCATTAGCAAAAATTGAAGCAGAGCTGGAAACAATGCCATTGCGAGGATATAATCTGATGTCTTATTAAGGTCCTGGAGTCATTTAATTTTTAAGAACAATAAACTTTAAGATGTTAATTCAGCAANNNNNNNNNNaaaaaaaaaaaaaaaaaaaaaaaaaaaaacagaaaatgttTCAAATTTCCAATTTAGATTTTAGGTATTGGCTTTTAAATTGCATTAGTGGAAAAACTGTAATTAAAATGCAGAATGGCACAACGATAAATTGGCTAAAACAATGAGCTAATTTGTAAGAATCATGCAGCGACGAGGTCTCCCTCGTGACAGCAGCTTATGACCCTTGGATATTATATGCCTATCCCAATAATAAATTTAGAATACTTTTCCATGAAAACTTGATTTTGTTTTCCtattattgatggtggtttttaacttagggttaaaattgtaaaactgtacaactgacatgacatcactatgaccattagcacattttaTTGaaccgatcagcatgcctacgtaagaattatcatggtattttttttgtatcatgttccacggcagaacccttaacattgaccgacatcaactatgccaaaccctaattctcaggctaacacgccaaggcataccaaccatgccagacgcaccactgtgccaatgaaaaaccatgccagccacatattcgACGAATTTTTGACCAACTTATTtagaaattttgatggagaaaTTAATGTTATAAAGATGGACTACGATATGATATCTACGTATGAACCGAAAAGGAACCATTTTTGTTTCAGTTAGGCTGATGAAGAGTTTGGCAGACTACCATCAACTCCTAGTTTGCCacaagggaaaattaggcgcaggtctagaattttttttttcttaccgccaggcccacaaTTACTACAGTCGCACCCAACATTATTTAAAATTATTGAAAACGTGTAGAGTTCCTCAATTACCCTTCAGCGGTTCTGGGAAGTTCTATTAACTCCCAAAAACGGTCAGaaccatttcttttctcttcttctcatttattcttcatccgtttttctattcctattcctccatAAACAGTGTAACGGATCTGCAAAGTTTTTCTTCTACATCAttcaaacaaatcaatcatttaaaaccgatgattgaagttgatcaaaccctaaaataaatttcaaactctaaaaaaccttaacctagaattcagtagaaccaaaatggatgaaacaccaacaaaaacacgtcttcagaaatcaaaagagaagaaattaggtactaaaactagtttaatcgatcttattcttgcatgcattcggtacatttgattttatttgattttcgattttaatttttgttcttgatgcTTCAGATGAAGAAGGGAAAACCGAAGGAAAAATGaagtcgaagaaacagaaaaaacccggtgagatttatcattagcttcatctgttattttttgattttttttttttgaattttttttttaatcttaaattttgttaCAGTAGTTGCCGATGATGAACCAGAAAAAAAgagtaaacctaaaaagaaaactgTTTCTGGTGAGAGTTTCATCCTGATTAcccataattttttttgagttatcactttattcttcttcgattttaacataattttctcctcaatgtgattttacctactgatgttgaaggtgaacaagaagaaattgatagtgtcaaaacactgaaggagatgcaaatcaaGGCAAAGGGAGATGCTTTGAAGAAGAGTAAGAAAGGCTCTAGTATGCATAACTAGTTCTCATGTGTGATTCTGCATAACAtaaatctgcataacttgttctgcagatgcatgacagggtatgcaacatcaaattaacgtgtgtaacttgttatgcagatgcatgacaagttatgcttacaaaaaaaaaacactgcaTAACACTTATTTTTAAgtgtttctttttaattttcatttgtttAAATTTTAACTTTCATCTGCTTACCAAAGTTACTGCATAACTTAAATAgcttatttatttttgtgttaaaaaGATCATGAAGCAACCCCGTCAAGGAAGTCGCAGAGATTAAAAGATCAGGTGTCACCTCAAATATCACCTAGTTCACCTAGGCCTGAAAAAGCTACTAAGGgaaaaaagaaagcaaagaaagctgcaccaaaggaagtattgggtgatgatacagaTAATGAGGATGATAATACAAATGATGCCGAAGATGGTAAGATTTGATTGTGGTATCTTCTGTGTGATATATTGTTTAATTGGTGTCATTGATTTGTTTCAATATGATTTGGCATGTTTCAGTGAGGCAAGTTGTTGATcatcagaagaaaagaaaaagacatgaACCCAAACAATCGAAAGACCTGAAAAGGATTAAGAAGAAGCAAATCGAAAGATCCGAGAgtgaagtggaagaagaagaagaatctaatAAGCAATGTGTTGTATATAAACAAGGTGCGTTGAATTCCTTCCTGTTCCTGTTATGCATCAGTTAATAAACTTCTCTTACCATTTACCTGCTTGTTTGTATGTAAAACACATTATGCTTGTTAAAAAAACAAATGCATAACAGATTGTGCCTTCTTAAAAAAATATGCAGAATATGTTATGCAGTCAACTGTTTGTTTATGTCGTATTAACTAGTAGTGCATGATAGATTATGCATGGTAAAAGATGTGCATAATGGTTTATGCAGATGCCTGAGAAAGAGGCATGTGtggttaaatgcataataagttaagcagggttgtgtttttaaatgcataataagttatgcaccttaacaaatcaatgcatgacatattattcagttccaatattaaatgcatgactagttatgcattgtttagacttgctgcatcacaggttatgcatataaaaaaatgttgttatatttgttatgcattcctttgttgttctaaaatagcagttttaaaatgcattttttttacgcagttaaacctaaaaccaaatctgcagttcaaggaggtacttatagagcaggtttcCTTTGGGTATGTCACTTGTTTAGTAAGATAAAAGACAGAGGTGGTTTGAATCCGTTGCAGGCTAACATgatgaatgtgtgtgtgtttggaaagttctataactggttatatgctgcaaacatggcatacttggatggtaagagcaacaagctgatggatgaagtctttctatcatatgaccatgaagATTTGAATCAATATTCATTCAAGTTGTCTGAAAACAAGTCCATAACATCAACGTCTAATGAGCTTGCTGTTACATTTATGATTCCAAGAATTAAAGGAGACAGAGGAAATGATATTCTGACTTCGAAGGCAGAGATAGAGCTGACTCAGTCACATTCCCTCGTCAAGCATTTCACATTCAAAACAAAGCCAGGATTTATCAGCAAAGATCCCAAAGCACGGGTAACAAATGTGTTGATATATGATATTGAAAGGctggtgttggaaaaacttgataagaaaggtcatgaagaggaagttgtctgcCTTATCTGCCTTTACATGCTAGTCGTATTGTTCTTTTGTCGTTCAAGAGGATTCAATTTAGACGTCTCGTATGTTGGTTTGgttaaggatttggaaaccatggactctgtctcttttcctgatcttattcatgaacaccttatggagagcatcaagactgtcaaaagaaacaatcttcatatcaggaattgcagtggttgcactatatattctcttgtgagttagttttttttttactttcagaacatctgtcaataaatattactttcttggatacaaaatatcttattagttattattttttgcacctttggttggctgagcattctaaaatagatgagatatcatcagacatcgtcaaggtcagttccaatgctacaccgagagctgcgaagtgggacttggcagcaatgaagaaagcaatgctcagGAAGAATATTACATTTTTAAAGGTACCTGTTCGTGAATatttcatgatttataattgACCTTCATGCATCTATGACAGTATCTCTAAATTActtaaaaatgaatgcataataagttacgttagcaaaaaaggataactgcataataagttatgcaccttaataaatcaatgcgcataacatgttatgaagccgaatatatgaatgcatgaccggttatgcatttttcaatattgaaaaggagttaagcatggttgtgtttttaaatgcataaaatcaatgcatgacatattattcagttacaatattaaatgcatgactagttatgcattgtttagattagctgcatcacaggttatgcatataaaaaatgttgttatatttgttatgcattcctttgatgagtgtcatcaatcatgttgcagtataatgagaaatttagagatgagtatagtgcaatggagatggaattctgtgaaccaagaaaacaaaaaaaagggaAAGAGATATATGATCTCATCGCAATGAATCTGAAGAGAAcagggacaagtatgaagaagcatttctGGATGCGATTAAGATAATTGAACAAGAAACGTGTCCCCCCGATAGTGCTGAAGCAAGGTTGCAGATCATTGAAGCAAAGCTGAAAGACATGAAGCAGACTTAGGAGAGGAATAGATAGAGTGGAGTATACTTCAATGAAAAGTTGTATAATTACGTGAAGGAATTGCTCGTTGATTTTGGCAACACAGAAGTGCAGGAGAAGTCGTCAGGTGGACCTAGTGTCAATGTATCATCAGCTGAGCCAAGCGACCCATTGAGCCAAAACTTGCCAAGGAATGAGActcttgttgaactggtatcttcaactgaaccacctacacAACAATCAGTGCCACAAGTTATCAGACTCGATAGCCAAGACCAAACGTCTAGTCAAGGTAtccagtcttcacctttcaagttcatggacatggaaaaagctgttaatctctccagcgacgacaaggaaacagaaactcaagtggaattggagacaacaccaaatatagaaacaacacaagaaagacttGAAGCACAGGAAAGATACATTTTGGACGGtggtgatgatgacattcttccagaaactcagaagaaagcagaagaaaatgtggtgcccacatttaatctgcatttatcacaacctgctgccgcaattaaagatgatgctggtggaccacaacagcaagctgaaaatctgcaacaacccgctgttgagataccacaacatcaaactgaagaaccacaacaaccagaagagccagtggctgaaaatccacaacaagtgttttaactcctggtgccacacaagatgctgaaaaagaaaaaggctatAATGAAGATGCTGAGATGGAGATAATTTCACAAAACCTGGTACCTAAAATATAAACAGATTTTGTATTTTAAAACTTTTAGAAAAGCAACATAACAtcttttattatggtatttttattaatgtcaaatcaactatgtactacttattatttttaatcaactataaattgtttactatattgttgttttgctgtttaatcaactatttacttaatttcataataaactgtttatatctaacacattttggttacatAAATCTCTAGGAAGAAGACGTAGGAGAGGAGTTTGTACCAAGAACAGAATTTTTGAAGAAGTCACCATTGAAGAAAAAGTCAGTATTGAAGCGAAAAACAAACAAGGCAGAAGAGGATGGGAAGCAACCAGGAAGCAAAGTAAGAATAATCAAGGAAAAGACAACATGGAATCGAAGGACAACCAGTGTACTACTCAAAGATTGTGATCTAGGGAAGCAGCAGAAGCAAAAAGACAAgcctgatgagaataaagttgaagaagaaaatccccgtacgtctgctggcttgccgttcagaaaattacctccgctggaaacaatggaatgcttTCAAGATTACAAGGATACAATAGAACCAACCATGATGGAAGTACTGGAGACATACTTTGAGAATACCAACAGCCTGTAAGTACATCAAAATTACCTTTATGCTTGTTTTCATAATATGTCATGCAACTCCCAATGTTTAATGAAtggttagttatgcattgtttaaaatatctacatcACATGTTATGCAGCTCCAATGCTTAATGCATTTTCAGTTatgcaaaaaatgttgttatatttattatgcttgtttaagaaatcaatgcattacaggttatgcttcttatgaaataaatgcataacaagttatgcttaaaaaaaCCCATGCATAACACAACCCTCTAGTTTATGGTTCTTCCGCATATCACTTGAATAAAACATCTCACCAATTATGTCTTATGTCTTCTGCAGAAATTCggcttggagtatcagagaaggagaagacccgtacttgtgggatattcggattcacggAGATATAATAAGGCATCTAATGAACAATGAATACTTAGAAGACCAAGTAGTACGCTACTACAGTTATAGGTTGTTCAGGAagcgggaaaatgaaaagatggctgatagtgttgaacataggtatgcggagtctgcattcatgacgccaggtgcttgggtaagtcaagaaaataaaatcattttgctacataacaagtcattcctgcatattatcttatgcccatataattacttatgcataaaatgttatgcaactagattgaactgcataacaagttattcggCATTGTTTTCTACACCTGTTGTGCACCCTATCAATTGCATCCACTAACCTTTTTTTTCCTacaaaatatttcttttgcagttctttgttaaaacaaaggagaaagatgggattgccaaatttgttggataattcatcttgaatctccttattgaagttgagagaatgttcattccaatgaactatatgacaa
Above is a genomic segment from Papaver somniferum cultivar HN1 chromosome 10, ASM357369v1, whole genome shotgun sequence containing:
- the LOC113317150 gene encoding probable inositol transporter 3, with protein sequence MALFPALLQFLLMKSLPDSPIWLYKMNRKEDSIKAFGTFYTSREVEKELDAIRLSIKNETGGPDEKPYYDRNIFFRMRTTWNNSLERRQIVVGIGLQVAEQFVSENTLIYVFPRIIRMGGLIASPNPKWDIWYMKLTFLMCYGLNGIQSASLPYRIVKLSRRKILLIKSYCMMVCLLGLSFFIIISPNNIRGVSNKLETITYFGNNTCPSYTSAPDADAWNCFKCLQAGCGFCNGIDENFMRAPIACLAVEPIGTSPSCFPEQGIWFAPDSVTRQCELKIPYGPAFILLIIGLVPYTFGLESHMRSRMSKVEVRGRLAGTVAVTNWISFLLVIVSSFTINKDGGTLFLMLLISLISFFVTRLINLSYLWVPEMKGSSQSKVDTSKVS